The following coding sequences lie in one Myxococcales bacterium genomic window:
- a CDS encoding MAPEG family protein, with product MNLLASLPAFPAYAATVIVLGLNLVGLANATALTRGQAKEVVNPEDQALNKTAKVTLDNDNDRTARYRRAHRNALENTPWFMITAFVLTMMGTSGTVAAALFYSYAALRVLHSVCYVKGLQPFRTMSFAIAQLIQVVVLGLIGYRTFVG from the coding sequence ATGAACCTGCTCGCGTCCTTGCCCGCCTTCCCTGCCTACGCCGCCACCGTCATCGTGCTCGGTCTCAACCTCGTCGGTCTCGCGAACGCGACGGCGCTCACTCGCGGCCAGGCCAAGGAGGTCGTCAACCCCGAGGACCAGGCCTTGAACAAGACGGCGAAGGTCACGCTCGACAACGACAACGACCGCACCGCGCGCTACCGGCGCGCGCACCGCAACGCGCTCGAGAACACGCCATGGTTCATGATCACCGCGTTCGTGCTGACGATGATGGGGACCTCGGGGACGGTCGCAGCCGCGCTCTTTTATTCTTACGCGGCGCTCCGCGTGCTCCACAGCGTCTGCTACGTCAAAGGGCTCCAGCCCTTCCGGACGATGAGCTTCGCCATCGCCCAGCTGATCCAGGTCGTCGTGCTCGGGCTCATCGGTTACCGGACGTTCGTCGGCTGA
- a CDS encoding beta-lactamase family protein: MIPLVAALLVTSAAGRESPSRAPLGPAASAEARAEPQDTIAAIAARRGVPGLAFGFTNGAPGEPVVGSLGVADLGSRTAVTPDTVFRVASMSKLWLALSLLSLEGAGRLSLSSRVAELLPDLAFDNPWEATHPLRVVHLLESTTGWDELSPRAFAWDEPTPATVADAVRETRSSRVSRWAPGSRYAYNNAGPAVSAALVERLTGIPYDEYVAETFFRPLGLASATFLPPPRGRGGEPGSRWARAYHAGTGREVPYWNMLVRPAAALSLSGRDLARVLRFFVARGEGRLPAGALERMERSGGPGEAAGLPTAYGLHTQALQDQGLTWRGHRGGITGASAELFYVPERGVGYFCALGSDDDEALDELGRALRAHVAGAGHARARPSAPPGLPEEVLPFLGWYEPASLRAERDHARAALLDLAPLRAHEGSLRLGGRATTTGDYLPISPPQLGFRRPSEHAPTLALVTDEGGERLVVTPAGTLRRVPTWHAWLRFAGLGLALASMASSVARVVVGTVRTLWRRVRRQPRDEGRPLHVWPALAAVTLVAGALLEACGDPARLGRPTVWALALTLCSVLLPALSLVSLVSLVSPRVRRSSRAGQVHSGLVALALVGITVYLAAWGLVGARTWR, encoded by the coding sequence GTGATCCCGCTCGTCGCGGCGCTGCTCGTGACGAGCGCCGCGGGTCGAGAGAGCCCATCGCGCGCGCCGCTGGGGCCCGCCGCGTCCGCGGAAGCGCGGGCGGAGCCGCAGGACACGATCGCGGCGATCGCCGCGCGTCGCGGCGTGCCAGGGCTCGCCTTCGGCTTCACGAACGGCGCTCCGGGAGAGCCAGTCGTGGGGAGTCTTGGTGTGGCCGACCTCGGGTCCCGCACGGCGGTCACGCCCGATACCGTGTTTCGCGTCGCGTCGATGAGCAAGCTCTGGCTCGCGCTCTCGCTCCTCTCGCTCGAGGGGGCGGGGCGCCTCTCTCTCTCGTCGCGAGTCGCCGAGCTCTTGCCCGACCTCGCCTTCGACAACCCGTGGGAGGCGACGCACCCGCTCCGGGTGGTGCACCTGCTCGAGAGCACGACCGGCTGGGACGAGCTCTCTCCGCGCGCCTTCGCGTGGGACGAGCCTACCCCCGCGACCGTCGCGGACGCCGTGCGGGAGACGCGCTCGTCGCGGGTGTCGCGCTGGGCGCCCGGCTCGCGCTACGCGTACAACAACGCCGGCCCCGCCGTCAGCGCGGCGCTCGTCGAGAGGCTCACGGGCATACCCTACGACGAGTACGTCGCCGAGACATTCTTCCGCCCGCTCGGGCTCGCGAGCGCGACGTTCCTCCCGCCGCCGCGCGGCCGAGGAGGCGAGCCTGGCTCGCGTTGGGCCCGGGCCTACCACGCGGGGACCGGGCGCGAAGTGCCCTATTGGAACATGCTGGTGCGCCCTGCCGCCGCCCTCAGCCTGTCGGGCCGTGACCTCGCCCGGGTGCTCCGCTTCTTCGTCGCTCGGGGCGAGGGGAGACTCCCCGCCGGCGCCCTCGAGCGCATGGAGCGCTCGGGTGGGCCAGGAGAGGCGGCCGGGCTCCCCACGGCCTACGGGCTCCACACCCAAGCGCTTCAGGACCAGGGCCTCACGTGGCGTGGGCACCGCGGAGGCATCACCGGCGCGAGCGCCGAGCTCTTCTACGTGCCCGAGCGCGGCGTGGGGTATTTCTGCGCGCTCGGCTCCGACGACGACGAGGCGCTCGACGAGCTCGGCCGCGCCCTCCGCGCGCACGTCGCGGGGGCCGGTCACGCACGTGCGCGGCCATCCGCCCCTCCCGGGCTCCCGGAGGAGGTCCTGCCCTTCTTGGGTTGGTACGAGCCCGCGAGCCTCCGCGCCGAGCGCGATCACGCGCGCGCGGCCCTCCTCGATCTCGCCCCGCTCCGGGCCCATGAAGGCAGCCTCCGACTTGGCGGGCGGGCGACCACGACCGGCGACTACTTGCCAATCTCGCCTCCACAGCTCGGATTCCGGCGCCCGAGCGAGCACGCGCCCACCCTCGCGCTCGTGACCGACGAGGGAGGCGAGAGGCTCGTCGTCACCCCTGCGGGCACGTTGCGCCGGGTGCCCACGTGGCACGCGTGGCTGCGTTTCGCGGGGCTCGGGCTCGCGCTCGCTTCGATGGCCTCGTCGGTCGCGCGCGTGGTCGTGGGCACGGTACGAACGCTCTGGCGGCGTGTGCGTCGTCAGCCTCGCGACGAGGGCCGCCCACTCCACGTGTGGCCCGCGCTCGCCGCCGTCACGCTGGTGGCGGGCGCGCTCCTCGAGGCTTGCGGCGATCCGGCACGGCTTGGACGCCCCACGGTCTGGGCGCTGGCGCTCACCCTCTGCTCGGTGCTTCTTCCCGCGCTCTCGCTGGTGTCGCTGGTGTCGCTCGTGTCCCCTCGCGTGCGCCGGTCGAGCCGCGCTGGGCAGGTCCACTCCGGCCTCGTGGCGCTCGCGCTCGTCGGGATCACGGTCTATCTCGCGGCGTGGGGGCTCGTCGGCGCGCGGACGTGGCGTTAG
- a CDS encoding NAD(P)-dependent oxidoreductase, whose amino-acid sequence MKVLVTGASGFLGSHVAERLATAGHDVRVLVRRTSNRKFLETLPRARIEFAEGSVEDAARVEEAVVGVDAIVHSAGVVKALTAADFHTTNVQGTQNLLEAARKLVRAGGALRRFVQVSSLEASGPSRDGEPVSLAQEEPCTEYGRSKLAAEKACLALKDELPITILRPTAIYGPRDNELLEAFRAVKRRVLPLTGDGTTKYTFVYGPDCAEACIRALDAEVPSGSIYFVADGDVWEQRASMMKIEDALDQRALMRAGVPFGVMRAAAFFVEAYGKAAKKPVMLTREKVAMLENHFVCDAAATRAALGWEPEVRWPEGTRLTAKWYLEHGWL is encoded by the coding sequence ATGAAGGTCCTGGTCACCGGAGCGAGCGGGTTTCTCGGGAGCCACGTCGCGGAGCGCCTCGCGACGGCGGGCCACGACGTGCGCGTGCTCGTGCGCCGCACGTCGAACCGCAAATTCCTGGAGACCCTGCCTCGTGCGCGCATCGAGTTCGCCGAGGGCAGCGTGGAAGACGCGGCGCGGGTGGAAGAAGCGGTCGTCGGCGTCGACGCCATCGTCCACTCCGCCGGGGTCGTCAAGGCGCTCACCGCGGCCGACTTCCACACCACGAACGTGCAGGGCACCCAGAACCTGCTCGAGGCGGCGCGCAAGCTCGTTCGCGCGGGCGGCGCGCTGCGGCGGTTCGTGCAGGTCTCGAGCCTCGAGGCCTCGGGCCCCTCGCGCGATGGCGAGCCTGTGTCGCTCGCGCAAGAAGAGCCCTGCACCGAGTACGGGCGCTCCAAGCTCGCCGCCGAGAAGGCCTGCCTCGCGCTGAAGGACGAGCTGCCCATCACCATCCTGCGGCCCACCGCCATCTACGGTCCTCGCGACAACGAGCTGCTCGAGGCGTTCCGCGCGGTGAAACGTCGGGTGCTCCCGCTCACCGGCGACGGCACCACGAAGTACACCTTCGTGTACGGGCCGGACTGCGCGGAGGCGTGCATTCGCGCGCTCGACGCCGAGGTGCCCAGCGGATCCATCTACTTCGTCGCGGACGGCGACGTGTGGGAGCAGCGCGCCTCGATGATGAAGATCGAAGACGCCCTCGACCAGCGCGCGCTCATGCGAGCCGGCGTCCCCTTCGGCGTGATGCGCGCGGCGGCGTTCTTCGTGGAGGCCTACGGGAAGGCCGCGAAGAAGCCGGTGATGCTCACGCGGGAGAAGGTCGCCATGCTCGAGAACCACTTCGTGTGCGACGCCGCGGCCACGCGCGCTGCGCTCGGATGGGAGCCCGAAGTGCGTTGGCCCGAGGGCACTCGCCTCACCGCCAAGTGGTACCTCGAGCACGGCTGGCTTTGA
- a CDS encoding trypsin-like peptidase domain-containing protein, with protein sequence MALRHLAVHASTALCALLLAASPAHAQPRAPAPPAAPPVHAPQVPQAQRAAQQPQTPAEARKLSDAFVQVADRVSPSVVQIDVTAREEPDAVMKLFGRGGDSPIARGTGSGVVFTPDGAILTNNHVIESALSIGVRLRDGRFLPATLVGRDPGTDLAVIRVDAKGLPAARFADSDAARVGEWVVAIGSPFGLGYSVTTGVLSAKGRGGLGMNVIEDYLQTDASINPGNSGGPLCDLEGRVLGVNTMIVGRGSGIGFAVPSNMARRVAEQLLRTGKVERAWIGVGIQDLTPELAAAMRLDAGAGALVNSVNPDGPAQRSNLKPGDVIAAVDGKAVHDGRELIREVIAREVGKVVPLEVLREGKRYTSQITLAARPEPRADALPMQRPATPPSGLGLTVRDLTAEQAAAAGLRPKPIAAVAALVPGSAADRAGLKAGDVIVEVDGHADPTAVHVQEAARDGQILVRLKRKTASFYAVVKRQ encoded by the coding sequence ATGGCCCTCCGACACCTCGCCGTCCACGCGTCGACCGCGCTGTGCGCGCTCTTGCTCGCGGCGTCGCCCGCCCACGCGCAGCCGCGCGCACCGGCCCCGCCCGCGGCCCCGCCCGTGCATGCCCCGCAGGTGCCGCAGGCGCAGAGGGCCGCACAGCAGCCGCAGACCCCGGCGGAGGCGCGCAAGCTCTCCGACGCGTTCGTGCAGGTCGCCGATCGCGTGAGCCCGAGCGTGGTGCAGATCGACGTCACCGCGAGGGAAGAGCCCGACGCGGTGATGAAGCTGTTCGGCCGCGGCGGCGACTCGCCCATCGCGCGGGGCACGGGCTCCGGCGTGGTCTTCACGCCCGACGGCGCCATCCTCACGAACAACCACGTCATCGAGAGCGCGCTGTCGATCGGCGTGCGCCTGCGCGACGGGCGCTTCCTCCCAGCGACGCTCGTCGGACGCGATCCGGGAACCGACCTCGCGGTCATTCGGGTCGACGCGAAGGGCTTGCCCGCCGCGCGCTTCGCCGACTCCGACGCCGCGCGCGTGGGCGAGTGGGTCGTGGCGATCGGTTCGCCCTTTGGCCTCGGCTACTCCGTCACGACGGGCGTGCTCAGCGCGAAGGGGCGGGGCGGCCTCGGCATGAACGTCATCGAGGACTACCTCCAGACCGACGCGAGCATCAACCCGGGCAACTCGGGCGGTCCGCTGTGCGATCTCGAGGGGCGCGTCCTCGGCGTCAACACGATGATCGTCGGCCGCGGCAGCGGAATCGGCTTCGCGGTGCCGTCGAACATGGCGCGGCGCGTGGCCGAGCAGCTCCTCCGCACCGGCAAGGTCGAGCGCGCGTGGATCGGCGTGGGCATTCAAGACCTCACCCCGGAGCTCGCGGCCGCGATGCGTCTCGACGCGGGCGCGGGCGCACTCGTCAACTCCGTCAACCCCGACGGCCCCGCGCAGCGCTCGAACCTGAAGCCCGGCGACGTCATCGCCGCCGTCGACGGCAAGGCGGTGCACGACGGGCGTGAGCTCATCCGCGAGGTCATCGCGCGCGAGGTCGGTAAGGTGGTGCCCCTCGAGGTGCTCCGCGAGGGCAAGCGCTACACGAGCCAGATCACCCTCGCGGCGCGCCCGGAGCCGCGCGCCGACGCGCTCCCCATGCAGCGGCCCGCCACGCCACCCTCAGGCCTCGGCCTCACCGTGCGCGATCTCACCGCCGAGCAGGCCGCGGCCGCCGGGCTTCGCCCCAAGCCCATCGCGGCCGTGGCCGCCCTCGTGCCGGGCTCGGCCGCCGATCGCGCCGGCCTGAAGGCGGGCGACGTCATCGTCGAGGTCGACGGCCACGCCGACCCCACGGCGGTTCACGTGCAGGAGGCCGCGCGCGACGGACAGATCCTCGTGCGCCTCAAGCGCAAGACCGCCTCGTTCTACGCGGTGGTGAAGCGACAGTAA
- a CDS encoding ArsA family ATPase, with protein sequence MSGLETRRFLIVTGKGGVGKTTVAAAEALALAHKGKRVLVAMCNAKERLSTMFGSDLISTEVMAVAPNVWAVNMEPEVAMEEYGMMTLNSRALYTLLFDNDYVRAFFAAVPGMHEWAMLGKAWWHTTETLADGRNKYDVVILDAPATGHGLDMLRVPKVILDVAPAGLLRREAEKAWALFQDPATCAIVLVTLPEEMPTQETIELSRSLRDELGLPIGKIVVNCVLPPLFSREERAALEATTTDGDRSPADAAVSVGKARSARERVQAACLARLAKELPVRPSFLPQLFEDAARPDAILRLSRRLT encoded by the coding sequence ATGTCTGGGCTCGAGACGCGGCGCTTCCTCATCGTCACTGGCAAGGGCGGCGTCGGCAAGACCACCGTGGCCGCCGCCGAGGCGCTGGCGCTGGCCCACAAGGGCAAACGCGTCCTCGTCGCGATGTGCAACGCGAAGGAGCGCCTCTCCACCATGTTCGGGTCCGACCTCATCAGCACCGAGGTGATGGCGGTCGCGCCCAACGTGTGGGCCGTGAACATGGAGCCCGAGGTGGCCATGGAGGAGTACGGGATGATGACCCTGAACTCCCGTGCACTCTACACGCTTCTGTTCGACAACGACTACGTGCGCGCGTTCTTCGCGGCTGTGCCGGGCATGCACGAGTGGGCCATGCTGGGCAAGGCGTGGTGGCACACGACGGAGACCCTGGCGGACGGGCGAAACAAGTACGACGTCGTGATCCTCGACGCGCCGGCGACGGGCCACGGGCTCGACATGCTGCGGGTGCCGAAGGTCATCCTCGACGTGGCGCCCGCGGGCCTGCTGAGGCGCGAAGCCGAGAAGGCGTGGGCGCTCTTCCAAGACCCCGCGACGTGCGCGATCGTGCTCGTGACGCTGCCGGAGGAGATGCCCACCCAAGAGACGATCGAGCTGTCGCGCTCGCTCCGCGACGAGCTCGGCCTGCCCATCGGCAAGATCGTCGTCAACTGCGTGCTCCCGCCGCTCTTCTCGCGGGAGGAGCGCGCCGCGCTCGAGGCCACCACGACGGACGGCGACCGCTCCCCGGCCGACGCGGCGGTGAGCGTCGGCAAGGCGCGGTCCGCCCGCGAGCGCGTCCAGGCAGCGTGCCTCGCGCGGCTCGCGAAGGAGCTGCCGGTGCGGCCCTCCTTCTTGCCGCAGCTCTTCGAAGACGCCGCCCGCCCTGACGCCATCCTGCGGCTCTCGCGCCGCCTGACCTAG
- a CDS encoding glutathione S-transferase N-terminal domain-containing protein yields MVELLGLVYSPWTEKARFALDARRVRFRFRGYTPLLGEPALRLKTRRFTGAVTVPVLTRDDGVVLTDSLAIARWADTQGAGPRLFPPEREAEMINLVDLSERALAAGRGLSLLRMLDDSEALREMVPRAVRRPLGPLAGALGRAGVKRTLAKYGVCGAAREPHASELARCLDALREALAAAPPPEASPTAPKAPRTLLGELTFADIAMAQALAFVEPPAFGLRLGHASRRSFTDPGLSARYADLVTWRDALYETHRPR; encoded by the coding sequence ATGGTCGAACTGCTCGGGCTCGTCTACTCACCCTGGACGGAGAAGGCGCGGTTCGCGCTCGACGCGCGGCGCGTCCGGTTCCGCTTCCGCGGCTACACGCCGCTCCTTGGGGAGCCCGCGCTGCGCCTCAAGACGCGGCGGTTCACCGGCGCGGTGACGGTGCCCGTGCTCACGCGAGACGACGGCGTCGTGCTCACCGACTCGCTCGCCATCGCGCGCTGGGCCGACACGCAGGGCGCGGGCCCTCGCCTCTTCCCGCCCGAGCGAGAGGCTGAAATGATCAATCTTGTTGATCTTTCGGAGCGCGCGCTCGCCGCGGGCCGAGGCCTCTCGCTGCTGCGCATGCTGGACGACAGCGAGGCGCTGAGGGAGATGGTCCCGAGGGCCGTGCGGCGCCCGCTCGGCCCGCTCGCGGGCGCGCTCGGCCGCGCAGGGGTGAAGCGCACCCTCGCGAAGTACGGCGTGTGTGGCGCGGCCCGCGAGCCGCACGCGTCCGAGCTCGCGCGCTGCCTCGACGCCCTCCGCGAGGCGCTCGCGGCGGCGCCGCCCCCCGAGGCCTCACCGACCGCACCGAAGGCGCCCCGCACCCTGCTCGGCGAGCTCACCTTCGCCGACATCGCGATGGCGCAGGCGCTCGCGTTCGTCGAGCCGCCGGCGTTCGGGCTCCGCCTCGGCCACGCCAGCCGGCGCAGCTTCACCGACCCCGGGCTCTCGGCGCGGTACGCCGATCTGGTGACGTGGCGCGACGCGCTCTACGAGACTCACCGGCCTCGGTGA
- a CDS encoding ribonuclease J produces MSDARVRIVPLGGLGEVGMNCLAVVAGKRAVVIDCGVTFADAHLGVDVTHADLSFLDHVQLAGVVLTHGHEDHIGALPYLLRRHDVPVFGPPYALELVRERLREHEVLAHARLIERRVREPYDVGPLRVEHVRVTHSIADATALALRTSAGLVVHSGDFKFDESPPDGEAFDEERLRALGDEGVALLLSDSTNIESEGSAGSEAGVGDALLRVTQATRGAVVVGMFASNVHRLRLLGEVARKTGRKLVLLGRSVRTHAKVAHATGYLEWASDATFRDSRVGELPRSAILAVATGTQAEEQAALAKLARGEHPTLTLGPGDAVVMSSRVIPGREPEAYAMLSALVRRGVTLHTRSTDRGLHVSGHAHRDEQRRLLELVRPRAFMPVHGTRVHLERHAELARQVGVADVAVIENGQSLWLDADGLSRGDDVPAGRVAIYAKRAITPEVLEERRALASSGLASCVLFVGPRGEPSAAPRVSFTGVVEAAGEAQIARDAREEITRAVEALGPPLTDERLSECASMAVRRVAGKALGKRPLTAVHVVRTP; encoded by the coding sequence ATGTCGGACGCACGTGTGCGCATCGTGCCGCTGGGCGGGCTCGGCGAGGTGGGCATGAACTGCCTCGCGGTGGTCGCTGGAAAGCGCGCCGTGGTCATCGACTGCGGCGTCACCTTCGCAGACGCGCACCTCGGGGTCGACGTCACGCACGCCGATCTCTCGTTCCTCGATCACGTGCAGCTTGCAGGGGTCGTGCTCACCCACGGCCACGAAGACCACATCGGCGCCCTGCCGTACCTCTTGCGGCGCCACGACGTGCCGGTGTTCGGCCCGCCCTACGCCCTCGAGCTCGTGCGCGAGCGCCTGCGTGAGCACGAGGTGCTCGCCCACGCGCGGCTCATCGAGCGCCGCGTGCGCGAGCCCTACGACGTGGGCCCGCTTCGGGTAGAGCACGTGCGGGTCACCCACTCGATCGCCGACGCCACGGCCCTCGCGCTGCGTACCTCAGCCGGGCTCGTGGTCCACTCCGGCGACTTCAAGTTCGACGAGTCGCCGCCCGACGGCGAGGCCTTCGACGAGGAGCGCCTGCGGGCCCTCGGCGACGAGGGCGTGGCGCTGCTCCTCAGCGACTCCACGAACATCGAGTCCGAGGGCAGCGCGGGGAGCGAGGCCGGCGTGGGCGACGCGCTCCTACGGGTCACCCAGGCCACCCGCGGCGCGGTGGTGGTGGGCATGTTCGCGTCCAACGTGCATCGGCTCCGGCTCCTCGGCGAGGTCGCGCGGAAGACGGGCCGCAAGCTCGTGCTCCTCGGCCGAAGCGTGCGCACCCACGCGAAGGTGGCCCACGCCACGGGGTACCTCGAGTGGGCGAGCGACGCCACGTTCCGAGACTCTCGCGTCGGCGAGCTGCCGCGGAGCGCCATCCTCGCCGTCGCCACGGGCACGCAGGCGGAGGAGCAGGCGGCCCTCGCGAAGCTGGCTCGCGGCGAGCACCCCACCCTCACGCTCGGGCCGGGCGACGCGGTGGTGATGTCGAGCCGGGTCATCCCGGGGCGCGAGCCCGAGGCCTACGCCATGCTGAGCGCTCTCGTGCGCCGCGGCGTCACGCTCCACACGCGCAGCACCGACCGAGGACTCCACGTGAGCGGCCACGCCCACCGGGACGAGCAGCGCCGGCTCCTCGAGCTCGTTCGGCCGCGAGCGTTCATGCCCGTGCATGGTACACGTGTTCACCTGGAGCGCCACGCGGAGCTCGCGCGCCAGGTGGGCGTGGCAGACGTCGCGGTGATCGAGAACGGTCAGTCCCTCTGGCTCGACGCCGACGGCCTGTCGCGGGGCGACGATGTGCCGGCCGGGCGGGTGGCGATCTACGCGAAGCGCGCGATCACGCCCGAGGTGCTCGAAGAGCGCCGCGCCCTCGCGAGCTCCGGGCTCGCGTCCTGCGTGCTCTTCGTGGGGCCACGCGGCGAGCCCTCGGCCGCGCCGCGCGTCAGCTTCACGGGCGTGGTGGAGGCCGCGGGTGAGGCGCAGATCGCGCGCGACGCCCGCGAGGAGATCACGCGCGCGGTCGAGGCGCTCGGCCCGCCGCTCACTGACGAGCGCCTCTCCGAGTGCGCCAGCATGGCGGTGAGGCGCGTGGCTGGGAAGGCGCTCGGGAAGCGCCCGCTCACGGCGGTGCACGTCGTGCGGACACCGTAG
- a CDS encoding SDR family oxidoreductase, which yields MRDLEGKTYFVTGGNTGLGKATVFALARRGGEVVLASRSHEKAAAVLAELRAELPEAQVSLASLDLASLRSVERCAKTFLDSGKKLDVLVNNAGLAGSTGATEDGFEITTGTNHIGPFYLTELLLPRLREAGAARVVNVASDSHLSAKGIDWSHVTQPLSSPRKVLALYSESKLMNVVHARELAKRLEGTGITTYSLHPGVVASDVWREVPWPVRSIMKLFMLTNEEGARTQVRCATDPALAGSSGKYYKSEREARVNRAAEVPGVGEELFARSSELIAGALAR from the coding sequence ATGCGAGACCTCGAAGGCAAGACCTACTTCGTGACGGGTGGCAACACGGGCCTCGGCAAGGCCACGGTGTTCGCGCTCGCGCGGCGCGGCGGTGAGGTCGTGCTCGCCTCGCGGTCCCATGAGAAGGCCGCGGCCGTGCTCGCCGAGCTGCGCGCCGAGCTGCCGGAGGCGCAGGTCTCGCTCGCGTCGCTGGACCTCGCGTCGCTCCGCTCGGTCGAGCGGTGCGCGAAGACCTTCCTCGACTCGGGCAAGAAGCTCGACGTGCTCGTCAACAACGCGGGCCTCGCCGGCAGCACGGGCGCCACGGAGGACGGCTTCGAGATCACGACGGGCACGAACCACATCGGCCCCTTCTACCTCACCGAGTTGCTGTTGCCGCGGCTGCGCGAGGCGGGCGCGGCGCGCGTCGTCAACGTGGCCAGCGACTCACACCTCAGCGCCAAGGGCATCGACTGGTCCCACGTGACCCAGCCGCTGTCGTCGCCGCGGAAGGTACTTGCACTCTACAGTGAATCGAAGCTCATGAACGTGGTCCACGCGAGGGAGCTCGCGAAGCGCCTCGAGGGCACTGGCATCACGACCTACTCGCTGCACCCCGGGGTGGTCGCGTCCGACGTGTGGCGCGAGGTGCCGTGGCCGGTGCGGTCGATCATGAAGCTCTTCATGCTCACCAACGAGGAAGGCGCGCGGACACAGGTGCGTTGCGCGACCGATCCGGCCCTCGCGGGGTCTTCGGGCAAGTACTACAAGTCGGAGCGGGAGGCCCGCGTGAACCGGGCCGCGGAGGTCCCCGGCGTGGGCGAGGAGCTCTTCGCGCGCTCGAGCGAGCTCATCGCGGGGGCGCTCGCCCGCTGA
- the pap gene encoding polyphosphate:AMP phosphotransferase, producing MFESAELGHAIDDATFKKRAATLRADLLDAQYDLIEKHTFPVIILINGVDGAGKGETVNLLNEWMDTRHIQNHAFGPPTEEESARPLMWRYWRALPPKGKIGVLFGNWYTQPIVGRATSRLSSEALDVEIGRINRFERMLCDEGALVLKFWFHLSKDAQKKRLKALAKSKATRWRVTKTDWKNLARYDRFAKVSERVLRQTSTGDAPWIVLEGADANYRTLTVATQILKSLRERLGATVPKGKAQPHAANVPPLLPSVDGVRILQTLDYQGTRLGKARFEKGLPKMLGRLNALSRRLGDRSVVLVFEGNDAAGKGGTIRRITSALDARQYSVIQVAAPTQEERAQPYLWRFWRHLPGRGRFTIYDRSWYGRVLVERVEGFCAQGAWSRAYSEINDFELQLSTHGVVVVKFWLAVTNDEQLRRFKERETTRFKRFKITDEDWRNRDKWDAYEIAACDMIDRTSTSYAPWTLIEANDKHYARQKALETLCTRLEGSLG from the coding sequence ATGTTCGAATCAGCCGAGCTCGGTCACGCCATCGACGACGCCACCTTCAAGAAGCGCGCGGCCACCCTCCGCGCCGACCTCCTCGACGCCCAGTACGACCTCATCGAGAAGCACACCTTCCCGGTGATTATCCTCATCAATGGGGTCGACGGTGCGGGCAAGGGCGAGACCGTGAACCTGCTGAACGAGTGGATGGACACACGGCACATTCAGAACCACGCCTTCGGGCCGCCCACCGAAGAAGAGAGCGCGCGGCCGCTCATGTGGCGCTACTGGCGCGCGCTCCCGCCCAAAGGCAAGATCGGCGTGCTGTTTGGCAATTGGTACACCCAGCCCATCGTGGGGCGCGCCACCTCCAGACTCTCGAGCGAGGCGCTCGACGTCGAGATCGGTCGCATCAACCGCTTCGAGCGCATGCTCTGCGACGAGGGCGCCCTCGTCCTCAAGTTCTGGTTTCACCTCTCGAAGGATGCACAGAAGAAGCGACTCAAGGCCCTCGCCAAGAGCAAGGCCACGCGCTGGCGCGTGACCAAGACCGACTGGAAGAACCTCGCGCGCTACGACCGGTTCGCGAAGGTCTCGGAGCGCGTTCTCCGCCAGACCAGCACCGGCGATGCGCCGTGGATCGTGCTCGAGGGCGCCGACGCGAACTACCGAACGCTCACCGTGGCGACGCAGATCTTGAAGAGCCTGAGGGAGCGGCTCGGCGCGACCGTCCCGAAGGGCAAGGCCCAGCCCCATGCGGCGAACGTCCCGCCGCTCCTGCCCTCGGTCGACGGAGTGCGCATTCTCCAGACCTTGGATTACCAAGGCACGCGTCTCGGCAAGGCGCGCTTCGAGAAGGGGCTCCCGAAGATGCTCGGTCGCCTGAACGCGCTGAGCCGCCGTCTCGGCGATCGCTCGGTCGTCCTGGTCTTCGAGGGCAACGACGCCGCCGGGAAGGGCGGCACCATCCGCCGCATCACCTCGGCGCTCGACGCCCGGCAATACTCGGTGATCCAGGTCGCGGCCCCCACACAAGAGGAGCGCGCGCAGCCCTACCTCTGGCGCTTCTGGCGGCACTTGCCCGGGCGCGGCCGCTTCACCATCTACGACCGCTCGTGGTACGGCCGTGTGCTCGTCGAGCGGGTCGAGGGCTTCTGCGCGCAGGGCGCGTGGAGCCGCGCCTACAGCGAGATCAACGACTTCGAGCTGCAGCTCTCGACCCACGGCGTGGTGGTCGTGAAGTTCTGGCTCGCGGTCACCAACGACGAGCAGCTCCGTCGCTTCAAGGAGCGCGAGACCACCCGGTTCAAGCGCTTCAAGATCACAGACGAAGACTGGCGCAACCGCGACAAATGGGACGCCTACGAGATCGCGGCGTGCGACATGATCGATCGCACGAGCACCTCGTACGCGCCGTGGACCCTCATCGAGGCCAACGACAAGCACTACGCCCGGCAGAAGGCTCTGGAGACTTTGTGCACGCGCCTCGAAGGTTCGCTCGGGTGA